The following proteins come from a genomic window of Cronobacter muytjensii ATCC 51329:
- the tisB gene encoding type I toxin-antitoxin system toxin TisB, protein MSGVDLFILILKLIVAVLQLLDAVLKFLR, encoded by the coding sequence ATGAGCGGAGTGGATTTGTTTATCCTTATCCTGAAACTCATTGTTGCAGTCCTGCAACTGCTTGATGCTGTCCTGAAGTTCCTTCGGTAA
- a CDS encoding GNAT family N-acetyltransferase, with protein sequence MSGIITIRSVTPVGIDFDRLREESQALGFTMLDRLAVHWMDGSNGFSAPGERLLGAFLGEALVGVGGLNRDPFDTHPRAGRVRHLYVSHAVRRVGVGNQLLKTIAHHAHNAFDYLNIRAPESAFSFYLQAGFLPVTHQPHITHRLTLPALA encoded by the coding sequence ATGTCAGGAATCATCACTATCAGGTCTGTTACCCCGGTCGGCATCGATTTTGACCGGCTGCGTGAAGAGAGTCAGGCGCTCGGCTTTACGATGCTCGACCGGCTCGCCGTCCACTGGATGGACGGCAGCAACGGCTTTTCGGCTCCTGGCGAACGGCTGCTCGGCGCGTTTCTTGGCGAAGCGCTGGTTGGCGTCGGCGGGCTGAACCGCGACCCTTTCGATACTCATCCGCGCGCCGGACGCGTGCGCCATCTCTATGTCAGCCATGCGGTACGCCGCGTTGGCGTCGGCAATCAGCTGCTGAAAACCATCGCCCATCATGCCCACAACGCGTTCGATTATCTCAATATTCGCGCGCCAGAATCCGCCTTCAGCTTTTATTTACAGGCCGGCTTTTTACCCGTGACGCACCAGCCGCACATTACGCACCGGCTGACGCTGCCTGCGCTGGCCTGA